The proteins below come from a single Coprobacter tertius genomic window:
- a CDS encoding C40 family peptidase: protein MSSAIAIQSVVPIREKADETSEMVSQLLFGETIKILSLEEKWAEIESSDNYRGWVDRKMLFENEISSNIEPNCSWIISSPIAVIQRTGIDGVQYLSMGSLFHEYDDETEMFRMGNMTGRLISGSVIKSQWSCVAQLLATARHWLNVPYLWGGRNIMGVDCSGFIQIIFRINGIELPRDAKDQALAGRCLDTNEEILPGDLAFFSNAMEKIVHVGMIIASDRIIHCSGSVRIDILDKKGIYREDIGDYTHKLHSVVRMIDRL, encoded by the coding sequence ATGAGTAGTGCGATTGCAATACAGAGCGTTGTACCGATAAGGGAAAAGGCTGATGAGACCAGTGAAATGGTAAGTCAGTTATTATTTGGCGAAACGATTAAAATACTTTCCTTAGAGGAAAAATGGGCTGAAATTGAGTCTTCTGATAATTACAGAGGTTGGGTCGATAGAAAGATGTTATTTGAAAACGAAATTTCGTCTAATATTGAGCCAAATTGTTCTTGGATTATTTCCTCACCGATAGCTGTCATTCAAAGAACAGGTATTGATGGTGTACAGTATCTTAGTATGGGAAGTCTTTTCCATGAATATGATGATGAAACGGAAATGTTCCGTATGGGAAATATGACAGGGCGATTGATTTCCGGATCGGTTATAAAGTCTCAATGGAGTTGTGTGGCTCAATTACTCGCAACAGCGCGTCATTGGCTTAATGTTCCTTATTTATGGGGAGGCCGTAATATAATGGGAGTAGATTGTTCCGGATTTATTCAGATTATTTTTCGTATCAATGGGATAGAGTTACCACGTGATGCAAAAGATCAGGCATTGGCAGGACGCTGTTTGGACACAAATGAGGAAATTCTTCCAGGTGATTTGGCTTTTTTCTCAAATGCCATGGAAAAGATAGTGCACGTAGGAATGATAATTGCTTCGGATCGAATCATTCATTGTTCGGGAAGCGTACGTATAGATATTCTTGATAAAAAAGGAATTTATCGGGAAGATATAGGAGATTATACACATAAGTTACATTCGGTAGTACGTATGATCGATCGATTATAA